The genome window ttcttgcccggagaatcccgtggacaggggagcctggtgggctacagtccatggggtcgcaaagagttggacacgactgaagcaacttagcatgcacgcatgcagccCCTGGAAAAGTCACTTTCTTTTCTAGGCCTCAGTTTgcccacctgtaaaatgaagaacgtggattttgttgctgttgttgtttagtcactaagccctgtccaactcttttgtgaccccatggaccatagcctgttaGGCTACTTTCACCCTCTACTTTATGTGAGATAGTAGTCAAATGTAGCCACTTACAGCCACAAAGAGTTCAGGAGGCACACGCTCCGTCATGCTCCATCATTGACAATATTTAGTGAGAGCCTTGGATGTGCCTGGAATTGTTTTGAGTACGAGGCAAACAGCAATAATCAAAAATAGACATGCACCCTGCCCCTTCGGAGGGCTGTCTAATGGAAGAGATAGAGATTAAGCAGGTGACCACGTAGCCATGCGAGTAATTACAAACTGACATCAGTACTACAGAGAAAAGGAGCAAGGTGTCCTGAGATACACCCAGGTGGCTCAACCTTTTCAGGGGAATAAGGAAAAACTCATTTGACAAAGTAAGCTCtaagctgagaactgaaggatAAAGAGAAGGGAATCCCCTCTCTTTAATCTCTTTCCATCCAGAAAAGGGAGACTACATGCGCAAAGGCCCTGTAGTAGAATAGAGAGCACagatcatttgaaaaaaaataaaagaggaaagccGGTAAGGCTGGGATGCACAGAGAAGTGGACAGTGCTGGAAGGTGAGGAAGAAGGAACACTCAGGGTCAGAAGATACAGGGGGCTGTAAACAGCATTAAGAACACGGGTCCTTATTTTACCCAGGAAGGGAAAGTGGCACATCATTGAAGGGTTTAAGCAAGGGGAGAGTCATGATCAGAGTGGTGTTTTGAAAATAATCCCTTGGgctacaaagaagaaaacagtttgGAAAACGGATATTAGAATATCAACCAGGCACTTGTTTGGAGCCCAGGAGAGATAAGATGTTAGCTTGAACCAGAcagtcgctgctgctgctgctgctgctgatgcaaATAGAGAGAAGTTAGAAGATTAGAAAGATGTttgtggggactttcctggtggtccaggggttaagaatccaatgcagagggtgtgggtttgatccctggttgggaaactgagatctcacacgccacagagcaactaagtctgcatgctgcaaggaagaaCCAGGGCAGCTTAagcttaagaagaaaaaaaaaaaggatgtttgTGAAGAAAATTCTGCAAGACCTTGTAATAGATTGGACATAGGttattaagagagagagaggaaccaACAAGTTATTTCTAGGCGTCCAGCATGTATGTTAGGTTAGATGGTGGTCCCCTTCCTGAGTGAGGGCACCATGTCACTGGATGAAGCTGAGATGAAGCTATGTATTTAGTCTCTGATAAAAGTGGGCCCCATCATCCTGGGTCCCAGCGTAAAACGAAAATGTTCTACAGttgttaagaatttcaagacagtgaCAACAGAGCAAAGCATGGGCCCCTGAGTGACCACACAAGTCACGTGACTTGCTCAGACACGAGGTGTCGGCCATTCAGGGGAATTTGACTAAACTGAATCCCACCAGAGGGACAGCCTGGGAGCTGAAGGGATCTGTCTGTGCCCCAGGCTCAGGAACCCACTCGTTATTCCAGCTGGTCATGCAGACTGAGCAGAGACAGCTGTATTCTCTGGGTGGCAGGGTCTCCAACACCTTGTGTCCTGGCCCCTGCAGCCAAATTTCTCACGTGAGAAATTACAGAACAGGGTGTCCGTCCCCTAAGGAAAATCCAAGTTGCTTGATTTGGCGCCACCGTTGCACAAAGGGGAATTCCACGTTGGCTGTCCAAAGATCAGCCCTTCCGCTGTGGTTTGCAGCGTCTGCCGGCCTAGGTCCTCGGAAGGGCGCCCACTCCAGTTTGCATAACCCTCGCTAGATTCAGCCAAGGGGCCAGCCCCAACTGGGGCTCCTTTTAAAGCTCTGACCCACCAGGTCTTTATTCTGAAGCACCTCAACCACAAGGTCAAAGTCACAGGCAGAACCCTGTCCCCTTgagccctcccacccccacccccgccgctgCACGTGGAGGGTGTGATGCCATAGTCTGCGCTCTGGACCAGGCCTGTTGCCGCACAGCCCCTGAGGAACCAACGGTTCAGGGAGCCGAGGGGGGTTATTCAAGGGAATACTAGAAGTTTCACGCTGGGGAAACTGTGGTACGTTCTAGATGtcctgaagaagaagaaatgaaactcCGTTATCAGCCTTGAAGTAATAGCTGCAATAAGCAAGCAGGGGCCAAGCCCTGAGGGGTTCTTTGGGGAGGTCGTCAGCCCCCTGGTTCCGGGTGGGCGCCCTCGCACTTGCCTGCTTTCATCACTGACCTGCCTGCTGCTGCCGTGGTGGCCCTGTTGACAGGCACACTGGCTGAACCCTGAGTCCAGCAAGCCGAGATTCCACAGGGCAGGCCCACGCAcctccccatctgtttcccactCTTGGGACAGAATTGTTGCAAGGCACAGGGCAATTCTACCAAGAAGGTTGTCCTTTTGCTGAGCATGAGGGTGGCCACGAGGTGATTCCTTGTAAGCCCTTGTACAGTCTAGACTGCACTCTCCAAAATCTATCCACACTTTGTCTGCCTAGAGTCCTCTGTAGCTAAAGTGGTGAAATGCATCAATGGAACATTCCAGAAAAATCATTAGGGCCTTTGGTCTCTACACATGTCCCTCGTCCCTGGCATCTTAAAATAACACGTAGGAAAGCAAGACGGCAGAAAAGGCTGGTTCTGTTGACATTTGGGTGCTGCGCTAGCTTTGGACAACCTGCCTCTGAACTTCTTGTCACTGAAGACCAAAAAATAATATCCCTTTCCTTTTAAAGCCCTGGTGAGTCAGGCTGTCTTTCCTTTGTAGCTGAATACTGACATTAGGGAATATTTTGGAGCAGGGCGAGAAGAAAGAGGCATTTCCCCTCCCACACGTTACTGATTTCCCAGTTAGTCTGCACGGGAAAAGATTCGCTTAAATTCTATCTCATGAGCACACATCAGACATCTGCCATGAGTCTAGACTTGAGAGGTGACTGGGCTCAGGTCATTTGCTCTCAAGGAGCCCACAGTCTGACAAGCAGCACCTGTGTTGTCTTGAGAGCCACAGGCCAAATGTGTCCAGATTGAGGCACCGTCTATCCGCAGGGATCTGCTCACTCGTTTCCTCCCCTGCTCAGGCTCTTCTCTGGGCTGGAAAGGCCAGCCCAAATCGAGCATACAGACTGCTGACATTTATTTATGTCTCATCTATGTGACCCTGTGAGTTTGGGACTTTTCGCAGCGGATTGTAATGACTTTTCAGATGAATGATACCTTCACGGTCTTGAGACACAGGGGTCATCTTTGTTGTTCTTACTGTTTGGTCAACATATAAGCAGGGGATCTTAACTTTTCCCAAAATGTGCATACCTCTTCTCATATAACATCTTGACACATCGGTTCTATGAGATATATGGATAGGGAAGATCTTGTTGTCTCCATTTGTTAATTAAGTGATTGCATCAAGGAGATTGCCTAAATGGTCTCTGACCATTCAGATTGTGAAAATTTTGAGAGGAGAGAGGACAACGGTTTCAAATCAGTGGAGGAAGATCAACAATTCAACAAATGACTTGAAGTAATtggctgccgctgctaagtcgcttcagtcatgtccaactctgtgcaaccccatagacggcagcccaccaggctctgcgacccctgggattctccaggcaagaacactggagtgggttgccatttccttctccaatgcatgaaagtgaaaagtgaaagtgaagtcgctcagtcgtgcccaaccctcagcgaccccatggactgcagcccaccaggctcctccatccgtgggatttcccaggcaggagtcctggagtggggtgccatcgccttctccggaagtAATTGGCAACACGTTCCAAAACAAAGAAGCCAGAAGCTCAGCCTCACCCTACCTGATGTGttatagaagaaagaaagatagaaatgtctctttcctcctcctttcgGCTGCCGTTGCATGCACATGTGCGTGTCcctgtctgtgtgagtgtgtctttaatatttgaaattataagaAGAAAGTGGAAGACACTCAGCATGCCTTCCTGAGTTGCTGTCCCTGTTTCTCTGAGTGCTTGCCTGTGTCTAGACCTGCCCAGGTCCAGGATCCTCCAGCCCTGTTCCGGGCTCACAGGATACTCTCCTATGCCCATTCCGACACAGGGAAAAGGAAGCTATGTGCCTAGCACATTCCAGAGGCCAGACCCTGTACTCCGCACCAGGTCTATAGGATAATGAAACAGCGCCGGGTCTCAGAGAGCTCACACTGTCTAGCAGAGGCAGTGGGGTACATGGATGATAGCAGCGGTTGGTGTCAATTGAGTAGCGTAGAGGGGCACAGGGCATGGTGGCAAACAGTAAGAGGCGGTCTGCACCACCTGGGGCCAGAAGTAGGGCCTCTGGCCTGAGGGATCTGCCAGGCTGAGTCTGCACCCAGAATACCCATCTCAGAGAAAGGTTAGCCCTGTGGGCTAAAGCAGACACAACCCAGAAAACCCAGGAGCCAAGCGGTGAGGGTCAGGGCAGAAGAGGTGCAAAACCCAGCCCCTGACCCCTTCGCTCTTTTTCCTAGTGGCCAAAGTCAGAACTCTTAGCTAAGCCCAGTGTAAATATGGCAGGAGCAGTAATTCCTGAGTCAGTTCTACAcctgtataattttttaattttattaaagcatTAGTCAATgtataatgtgttaatttatgCTATACtgcaaatcagttatacatatatatatatatatatattcttattcattctcttttccattatgttttatcactGGATATGGAATATAGTTTCATGCCTATTTCTAAAACTTCTTTCTCCCTTCATAAGTCTTAGATATCTGCCTTGACATTCCCCAAGGGGTGGGAAGTGAGGCTACAGCCCGCTGCTCCTGCCCCACAAGGTACAGCGTGGGCCTggaccctcttcctccttcctgcccccgcCCACTCACTACAGCCCCAGTATATCCACCCTCCTTGTCTGGTGCAGTGAGCTTCTTTAATGGGGAAGGCTCAGAACCCAGGGCCACCAATGCTGATGCAGGAAGGCAAGGAAATAACAGAAACACTGGAGACACCCTACTTCTGGATCCACGAGTTACCTCCCCGATCCCCTGCCCATGTGAAGCCCAAAGGCCCCCCCAGCAGGCAGGAGGTAGGTACTGCTGCGCCCTCAGGATGGACATAAAACAGGCAGAGGAGGGTCAAGTGACTTGCCCGGGTTTAAAGCATGACGAAGCCCAGGCCTCCTGGCCCCTGGATGGGAGTTCTTCACAGGAGAGGCGGGGAGAAGCCCCTGAAGAAGGAGTCAAGGCACAGTCTCCACCCTTTCCTTCTAGTGATAAGGCAACATTCCTCAGTACATCTGGCTTACTCCACGCttgcacacacgcgcgcacacacacacacacacacacgaacgtgcaaatccaaagaaagacaactaaggtttctttggaaggagaagGGTtagggaagaggggagaaagagaCCTCATATCCAGCCTCCATAGAATCTCAACTTATTTTCCTTGttacttctgcttctttctccCCAAGTGTGAGTCTCCAGCCAAAGCAGTTCACAACCAAGAAGAAACCTAATGCCTCTTTAATCCAAAGTTTCCTTCTGCACCCAGGGGCCAGTGTAGAGTAGGGAATAGTTGGCCTGAATGTCGGGCAGACCTCAGTGCAGATTCTGGCTCCCTCCCTGGGTGCCCATGTGCAGGGTACCTGACACCTCTGTGTCTCGGCTGGTTCACTGTGCAGTGGCGGTGAGGGTCCCAGTGACTGGCAGGCACAGCTTCCAGTGAGCATGGACTGTTCCTCCTAACACCCCCTGAGGATGGGGCAGCGGAGGGGGTTAGAGGCATAGATCTGAGAGTCTAAATGAACCCAGGGCCAGGGAAAGAATCTGGAACACACCCCATGCCCCTGACTGTCCTCTGGGAAGCTGGCCACTTTGAGGAGTAGTCCTGGAACATAAAAGAACCAGAAGGCAGCTTTGAGGACATTTAGCTCacatctttgttttcatttggggaaactgaggcctgaagaGTTGAGgtaacttcccaacccagcaagAAGAAGCCCTGAATATCAACGCAGGTTGAGGAGTTGATATTATTTCTTAATCACATTGTATTCTGGAATGGCCAATTTGCCCTCGTCACTGTGATCTAGAGACACGTGAATGGAACCCACAACTGTGGGTCCCTGCGTACAGAGCAGCTGTTCACCCCAggaaatcaactttttttttaattaagagaagttgaacattatttttaaagagagagagaggtagttTCTCCTAAAAATAGCCATATGCAGAAGTTCATTTTTCACCCATCTCTTTTGCTTACGatgcaatatttaaaaacttttgagtAAGAGGTTCACCAAATGCAAAGCTGGAGAGGTCTAGGGAAGGGAGGGGCAAAGAAACCTTTGCCAGGAAATCTGTGAGTGACACTGTGGCTTTTTGTGAATGGGAGGCCTCACACAATATAAAAGGGGGCACAGTAGGTGAAGGTCTACACAACAGGGGCTTGCTCTTGCAAAACCAAACCACAAGTCCGACTCAACGAAGAAGACAGAGCTCCGCCATGCCCAGCAGCTCAGCCCTGCTCTGTTGCCTGGTCTTCCTGGCTGGGGTGGCAGCCAGCCGAGATGCGAGCACCCTGTCTGACAGCAGCTGTACCCAGTTCCCAACCAGCCTGCCCCACATGCTGCGGGAGCTCCGAGCTGCCTTCAGCAGGGTGAAGACTTTCTTTGTGAGTATAAAGCCCTCCTGTCCTTCATTTCTCCCTTAGGACCGCAGGAAGAGCCATTCTGCAGGCGCTCACAAGAGCCTCCTTCTCACTCACCTCCACCCTCAGCACCCATTCCCCTCGAAGCTGaaattcttaagagtccctggtCAAAATGTGGGTTCAGTGAGTTAATCTGAGCTCTGGTGATGTAGCAGATTGTGCAAGAAAagttgtctttaaaaatgtaaaggcaCTATCTAGCCTACGCTAGAAAATCTGTAAAAGGATTCCTCTGGAGCTCAATACCTCGTTGGCTGGGAGAGATCTGATTGGAGGTGAAAATGTTCCCAAAACCCCATGGCAGGGGTACAAAAGTGGCCCCAGCTTGGAGGGCTTCTAGAACCTGGAAGACAAGTGGGTTGAGGGTAGCGCATACAGGGGGAAACCTGCAGGAGAAGATGCTTGCCACTCCCAGAGAACGGTCAGCGCTGCAGCTGGAGACAGCAAAGCAGAGGGTGCTAAGGGGTTGGGAATGGGGGTCCCTGCACACGTGACGCAGCTCTATAGAAAGAAGACTGGGACCCAGGCAGGCTTCTGCCTTGCCTTCAAAATCAGCCAGGTTTTTAAAAGAACTTGATCCCCGGAGGAAGGACCTGGTTTAACTAAGGGCTTCAGCGCTGTTGAATGTCCTGTTTCAAaacctctcctttcccttttggaGACAGGGCTGTGttgattaaaaatcaaaaagTCTCTCAATAAAAGGATATCAGAAAGACAGTCCTTCTCAGTATTGCTCCAAACCTTGGGTTCACTCTCCTTCTGTTCTTCTTGCAGCAAATGAAGGACCAACTGGACAGCTTACTGTTGACCCAGTCTCTGCTGGATGACTTTAAGGTGAGGGCTGGGGTGAGTGCGTTTGGTGGGGGCAAGGAGCGTGCGGTGTGCCTAAGGCAGACTCTGCTTCTTTGCCTGCAGGGAGCTGGGTCTGCTTCCTTCACTTCAAAAAAAGGAGAAGTGGGAAGATCTTAACTCAGCACATAGCCAGAGGGCGGCAGGGGGTTGGGTGTTGCCAAGGGCTCCGTTCCAGGGGGAGGTGGCCACTGAACAAGGTCCTTGGGGAACAGAGCCGTCCTCTCAGGCAGTGTAGCCCTTCCTCCTGGGTCACCACCCGCCTTGGCTTCCGCCCTCAGGGTTACCTGGGTTGCCAAGCCTTGTCGGAAATGATCCAGTTTTACCTGGAAGAGGTGATGCCACAGGCTGAGAACCACGGGCCTGACATCAAGGAGCACGTGAACTCGCTGGGGGAGAAGCTGAAGACCCTCCGGCTGCGGCTGCGGCGCTGTGTGAGTAGCAGGCCGGCTCTGGCTCCTCTGGGCTCGTCCTGAGACCTCCTCTTCAAGCTCTGCTCTCGCCCAGAGACCCCGGGACACCAGCCCTCGGGGGCTCTGCCCCTCCGGAGCCCCAGGCCTGGCTTGGCTCTCTCTGAGCTGCGAGTGGGGGTGGTTGCTGAGTGCTTACATGTGAAG of Bubalus bubalis isolate 160015118507 breed Murrah chromosome 5, NDDB_SH_1, whole genome shotgun sequence contains these proteins:
- the IL10 gene encoding interleukin-10 precursor (The RefSeq protein has 2 substitutions and aligns at 98% coverage compared to this genomic sequence), encoding MHSSALLCCLVFLAGVAASRDASTLSDSSCTQFPTSLPHMLRELRAAFSRVKTFFQMKDQLDSLLLTQSLLDDFKGYLGCQALSEMIQFYLEEVMPQAENHGPDIKEHVNSLGEKLKTLRLRLRRCHRFLPCENKSKAVEQVKKAFSKLQDRGVYKAMSEFDIFINYIETYMTTKMQK